CCAGGTCTCCTcgccatcagcatggccactagtTTCCGGAGTCACgtgggacgaagactctggggcccgagtctcgtgggacgaaggctcagcgacccgaggctcgtcagcccgaggctcgtggaccggagtcccaGACGGGTCCAAGTCTGACGACTCCACCTGAGACGGAGCACTTCGGTGGTCCGGAGaatcagctgggggtggcggcgaggaaggcacaacagccttcctacctctcccgccgCCATGTCCACCTCTAGCTGCACCCCTCTTCGTCTTCCCCCGACCTCTCCCGGCCGAAGAAGAAGCGCCCGCCGGTGTCTGCATGTTGTCTACCAGCACTCACCGAAGGTGCTGGGCTGGAAGAACAGCACCCCTCCCagcacgcgccgaggaagaaggagGCTCGGAGCGGTCTCGACCCGCGCCCACCatctgtcaacacctgcaatgacaaatagtaaacgaaattagtacaacataaacataataaaaAAATTAATAACATGAACTAATTAATAATATATATTTCCCTCGATCCTCGACCCCTCAACCTAGCTAGCGCTAACCTAAACCACCCACTAACCtaaacttcttcttcttctttccttctcctcctcctcctcctcttcttcttatttttcttcttccttcttttcctttttcctcttttcttctcatcttctctttttctcctcctcctcctcctcctcctcctcctcctcttcttcttcttcttcttcttcttatttttcttcttccttcttttcctttttcctcttttcttctcatcttctcctctttttctcctcctcctcctcctcctcctcctcatcatcatcttcttcttcttcttcttcttcttcttcttcctgtttttcttcttcttcccccttctacttattctacttttcttcttcttttttcaccTTTTTTCACTTCCTTTAATTATGACTATTTAACTAAAACCTAACACTAATCTAATATAATATAATCTAATCTAGCTAACTATATATCTATTAtctaaaacagaaaaaaaaacagaactcctcctcctcttgttcttcttcttccgcttcttcttcttatttttcttcttccttcttttattctcatcttctcctctttttcttctcctcctcctcctcctcctcttcttcttcttcttcttcttcccccttctacttattctactttccttcttcttttttcatatttttttacttcctttaattatgactatttaactaaaacctaacattaatctaatctaatctagctaactatataacctaaactaattaaccctaaacctaaactaattaaactaaataacctgaactatttaaactaaataacctaaactaattaaacctaaactaattaaactaaataatctaaactaattaaacctaaactaactaaactgaaaaaacctaaactaaacagaaaaaaacagaaaaaaaaaagaaaagaaaacaggaCATTGGGTGGCAGGGGCTCaccgtggggggcggcgacgggtcggggaggggggcgcgatggggcggcggcgaggcggggtgGCGAAGGggcggggagggggcggcgacgggcagCGCTCCTCGGGGGGCGGTCGACCCACGGCTGGGGCGGGGAGGCGGCGACGGGGAGGCTCGGGAGGGGTGGGGAGgcagggagggggcggcgacggggcggggagggggcgacggggggCGTGGAGGGAGCGGCGACGGCGCGGGGAGGGTGCGGCGACAGCGCGGGGTGGCACGAGGgggaagaaagaggagaggagacaGAGAGAGGGCGATGGCGGGGGCGCGGTAGTTAAGTCAATTTTGaagctttgccgtccgccccacctttgccgtcagctagcggacggcaaagagggggggccctctttgccatccgctagctgacggcaaagcttctttgtcgtccgctagcagacggcaaagagttggCTCATGGCAAAGCCAGCCTTTGCTGTCCGCTTTCTGTTGGCTTATGGCAAAGCCTACCTTTGCCGtgagctagcggacggcaaagagtgggCAGACGGAAAATCTGCTGATTCTAGTAGTGTGAAGTCATTGTTTTGGGTCACTGTATACAATACTTTTCCCACCTTCGGCGCTAGCGCGGTAACAAGATGCGCGTATAGGTCGGGAACATCATGCAATTGCATCCAGATGTCAAGGGTGTTTAGCTGGATGAAGGGTTTGTAAGGCCATTGTATGGAGCAATAAAGACTGTGTTACCTCGGAAGTTCCAGGGTCCTCGCTGCATCACCCGCTCCCGTCCACCAAGGCAGAAAAGTTGAAGGGTGTACAAGTTCTCCACTTGCAGGAATTTGACATCTTGAGCAAGATCCCAAGCAGACCGCGTGTTCTTGACGAACCAGAATTGGCTGTAAGTCTTGTCCATGCTAACCCTAGCTATCGCCAACCATCTTCCGGCCGTCGGTGGTGCCTCCTTCTTATAAAAAAACTACATCATCTAGGTCTCCTCCGGGAGACCTAACTCTTGCATCAGACGTGTCGTCTCGTCCATGGACGAGGATGTCGGCGCCTTGTCCATCACAAATTGGTTTCCTCTAACCCAAGGAGCAGATGCGGTTTGTTGATGGTGCCCTAGATCACCCAGACCTCTCAAGCAAAAGGCCAAGACCAGGTGGCGGTCACGAGGACCATTCCTGATTCATCTGTTGACGTATAAATGTATTGCCTAGTCTCTTCCATTATAtcggtcttttggttgcattggctagagcatgcacttctatatggtatcagagccaagaggtcttgagttcaagaccgAGCTGGCGCAATTAAATTGTAGCCCACTTTCGGTCCACGTTTAGGCCCGAAGGAGCCATACGTGAGGGGGAGTGTTGACGTATAAATGTATTGTCTAGTCTCTTCCATCATATCGGTTTTTTGGTTGCGTTGACTAAAGCATGTACTTCTACACACTCCGAGCACCGGAGAGGAGATAATGGGTGACAAGGAAATAGGAAATCGACGATGGCGGAATCGCCTCTCAGAGAAGGGAAACCCTACACGAGAGAGAAAAGCTTTTTGCAGGTAACCCATATTAGTTGCTCTTGCATGGTGGTTGTTTAATCAAATTTTCTAATTGGGCTAAAAGAGGATGCTTTGGGTTACTGGCCATGTCCGAGTAGTGAAGGAGAGATCAGGCCCGGTTTTGTGCATATATGTTTGTTAAGAAGTACAATACCTAAGTGAATGTTTACGTACATACATACACATCGTTTTGGCTGCACACATGTATACCTTAGCCTTATGAGTATCATCAAGAGACCAAGCAAACACATTTTAAAATTGACGAAATCGCTGTAAACATCTCGCTATCAACCGGAACGTCGCCTCCCATAAATATAATCAGTACACACTATATATACATAATTTAGTGACAAAAATAATAAGTATTCAACTGAATACCGATGAACTGACGTGGGCCCGCCCCTGCGTGCATACAGATCGGCAGCACCGCAGCAGCATTACCAGTGCTATGATGTCAGTTTGCCGCCGCTCCTCTGTCCGTACACGTGCGGATTTCATCGGTGTAGTTGTTGTTGCTGCCGGGGCACTCGAAAACAAGGAAATGCGCTTGGCTAACATCGCTAGGACAAAACCGACGAATACCAGTATATACCAGTACTTGTGTAAATCTACCGGCTGATCATTAACCGGCCGTAGGCATCCTCATTCCTGAGCTTTTAGCCCATTCCTGAGCTGCACGTAAGGAGCATGACATGAGGATCGTTGGAGTTGGCAGCGTGTTGGAGGCCGCTCGGCCGGTGGcggcgatggtggtggtggagttcGTCTTCTCGGCTATGCAGATCTTCATCAAGCTCGCGCTCGACGACGGCATGGACGTCCGTGTCCTCGTCGCCTACAGGCCCATGTTCGGCGCCGCgttcctctgccccgtcgccttCCTCGTCGAGAGGTGCATGCCTTCTTAATATCCTCGCTCATTTGTGAAGCATTTGTCTCACAAGATAGTGAGACGAGCATACACTCTGCCAGAACACAGTTGTTAAACAAGATTTGTTGCTGACTAATGCGGCTGTGGTGTGATCTCTAGGAAGAAACGGCCACCACTAACCGTCAAGGTTGTGACAGGGTTATTCTTGTGTGGACTGTTCGGGTAACTTCTTCTTCTCTTTGATGACCATGCTAGCAAATGCTCTAGACTTGATCTCTTTGGTCGATAGAAGAAAAACCAAGTTGCTTATTACGTGGCGGTGGCGGTACTTAATATGTTTCTTCACATACATAAAAATGCAGAGTCACCATGAACCAGAACCTGTTGGTGCTTGCCATCAAGCTGACGAATTCGACGACCATCGTCACAGCTCTCAGCAACCTCACCCCTCAAGCTACCTTCATCGTCGCAATCCTGACCAGGTCGGTCGTCATACTGACCACGAATTTCTATAACATCTGAATTCCTTTCTGGATAGTGAATACTGTAACAGACTCACTTGGAAAATGGAAAAGCAGGATGGAGACTTTGAAGCTCAGAAAGCCCAGCGGTCATGCGAAACTGGCGGGGACCCTGGTCGGGCTGGGCGGCGCGATGCTGCTGACGTTCTACAAGGGCCCGGAGATGAGGTTCCTCCACCGTCTGGCGCACACCGGGCTCAGCCACGCCAGCGGCGATCGCCAGCTCCgcccgcagccggccgcgggttCTCGGATTCTCGGCTCGTTTCTCGCCATCGCCGGCTGCTTCAGCTATGCGATCTGGCTCACCATCCAGGCCAAGGTCGTCCAGGTCTACCCGTGCCACTACTCGATCGCCGCTCTGGTGTGCGTCTTCGGCGCGGTCCAGTCGACGCTGCTCACGCTCTGCATCCACAGGGACGCCGACCACTGGAGGCTCGGGCTCAACATCAGGCTCTACGCGTCGGCTTTCGCGGTAATCAGGCAGCTGATCGGCCGGCCACTGCGTCCTTCCTTCACGCCCATGCCACGTTTCTGATGTTTGATTCGTACGTCCAGGGTATCGTGGCGTCCGGGTCCGCCTTCCCGCTCATGTCGTGGTGCCTGCAGAAGAAAGGGCCCCTCTACGTTGCCATGTTCGGACCTCTCATCATCGTCTTCGTCGCCGTCATGAGCTCCGTCGTCCTTAACGAGACCCTGCACATCGGAATGTGATGCCCTATTCAGTAACTCACATGCCTTTAACATGGTGGAGCCTGTTTGAGTTTCTCACGGGGAGTCGCGCGTGCGCTGCCATTTTTCCATTTGCAGCGTACTTGGTGCTGTGCTGATCGTGGCGGGGCTGTACATGGTGCTATGGGGCAAGGCCAAAGAGGAAGATGAACAAGAAGCCGATGCGCCAAAACTTGTTGGTCAAGACGACGTGCTGGGCAAGGAGTCCATTCCATAGGCTAACCGTGAAGTTAATGAGGAAAGTAAGACTTTAGGCTAGTCATGGTgagagtaacttagactagtatcatgcatatgacattagtctatgttactaccttcagagcATTGTTAATAGCATAGTCAACAATAGGCTATATGGAGTTGCCATGTCACATATAGTGAACGTAATAGTCAACATGTATAGTAGCTAGTTGCTAAGTAATACTACTTTATTAATGCATGATCCATCGTACATTTTCACAATGTTTTTTGGAGTTCGGGCTGCAGCCGGCTGTTAATCTACAGTCTGCTtcccttctctctcctcttctatCTCATCGAACTTAGCACAAATATAATTATTTAATCCTTATAGCATGCTGATTGTATCATATCATAGTACAAAGTGTGAAAGAAGTAGTACTATCATATATGGTTGCATTTATTAGCTTGTAGACTCAATTTTTCTTAAAAAGCTCTATGTGCTGGTAATATAAGAGCAAATACAATAAGGTGATATAGACGGGCTATAAGACTTAAAGTAGTATATTTATACTGAGTTGAAAGAGatagaagaggagagagaagacaAGAGGGCTACAAACTAACAGCCGGATGTAGCACATGCTCCTAGAGACTTTATGAGGGATGGAGGTGGGTCATGTACCAATGAAGTAGTACTTATTTACATCTAACTATTATACTTGCCGGCTATATGTTTGGCTATAGTTGACATGGCAACGTCATATAGTCAGCAGCTCCCTGTACTTTTAACCAACCTTTAATACGTATGTTACTCCAAACACATCTCTTCTCATTAACTAGCTGTCACATAAGCAAACTTGTTCTGAAATATTTTATGTTACTAGCTAAgctactcccactatgactagccttacCGTACACTTTGCCGCAGTCAAGATTCTTTCAATTGTGATGAAGCTACGCCACCAACCTAACATTCCACATTCTTAGTCGAGGGTTGAAAATCCTCACAtctaaataaaaaaaataaaaatcttGTCTTAGACTAGTCAcggtggggagtaacttagagtAGTAACATGCATATATTACTAGTCCATATTACTACCTCCacagtgggtagtaacatatgtgTTGTGCCATACATCACTTCATTTATTACATTGTAGACTCATCTTTTCTTGatatgtgatgttacagtaacaagctatgttaccacatgtctctctttcttcattaattacatgccgcatcatctattttgcctagataagtgtgatgttaccacctatgttgctcccactgtgggtagtcttacACCTGTTGGAAAATTAGGCAAGTTCATGCTTAAAAAATTGCGAGAAAAACTTCGAATCTACTCTCAAACATCATGGTAGTACAAAGAACACAAGATAATAGAAATTACATGCATGTTTGTATATTTTTTGCAAGAATACATGCATGTTTGTGGACCACCTAGCGATGACTACAAGCACGGGAGTGAGCCGAAGGCGCGCTGCCGTCGTCGCCCCTCCCTCAgcggagccgggcaaaccttaTTGTGGTAGATAGTCGGGAAGTCATCGTGCTAAGCCCCCGAAGGACTAGCACACTAAAATAGCAACCATCGTCGATGAAGAGAAGCATAGATTGAAAGGATCCAACCAAAATACACATGAACGCTGACAAAAGCATGATAAAAGCAACAATTATCATGCATACGTCTATCGCAACCAGGAGCAGCAGAGTGGAAAAACACTTCGTCCCTACCCCTACGTCGCCCATCCTGGCGACACGgcgatgaaggaaatatgccctagaggcaataataaagttgttattttatatttccttatatcatgataaatgtttattattcatgctagaattgtattaaccggaaacttgatacatgtgtggatatatagacaaaacacagtgtcactagtaagcctctactagactagctcgttaatcaaagatggttaagtttcctaaccatagacatgtgttgtcatttgatgaacgggatcacatcattaggagaatgatgtgatggacaagacacatccgttagcttagcataatgatcgttacgttttatttctattgctttctttatgacttatacatattcctttgactatgagattatgcaactcccggataccagaggaataccttgtgtgctatcaaacgtcacaacgtaattaggtgattataaagatgctctacaggtatctccgaaggtatttgttgggttggcatagatagagattaggatttgtcactctgagtatcggagaggtatctctgggccctctcagtaatgcacatcataataagccttgcaagcaatgtaactaatgagttagttaagggatgatgcattacggatgagtaaagagacttgctggtaacgagattgaactaggtataaagataccaacgatcgaatctcgggcaagtaacataccgatgacaaagggaataacgtatgttgtcataacggttcgaccgataaagatcttcatagaatatgtgggagccaatatgagcatccaggttccgctattggttattgaccggagaggtttctcggccatgtctacatagttcttgaacccgtagggtccgcacgcttaacgttcgatgacgatttgtattatataagttatgtgatttggtgaccgtaTGTTGTTCacagttccggatgagatcacggacatgacgaggagtctcgaaatgattgagaggtaaatattcatatataggacgatagtattcggacatcggaagtgttctggggttaccgggtacgtatcgggtcaccggaaggggttcctgGCTACCCCCGACAAactatatgggccttatgggccaagaggggaaacacaccagccacaaaggggctggtgcgcccccccccccatatgggttggccaaattggagaaggaaaggggaaggaggaaaggaaaaagggaataggattcgcccttccccctcttcccttcctactccgaataggaataggaaaggggagaggccgaattgggaggtgcccaagtaggattctgtgatgccctcgattcaatcgtaaaCTAATCATAcgcgcaaatgtgtacgatcaagatcaaggactcacgggaagatatcacaacacaactctagacacaaattgaaataatacaggctttatattacaagccatgggcctcgagggctcgaatacatcagctcgaaaacacaagagtcagcggaagcaacaatatctgagtacagacataggttagacaagtttgcctttaaaaggctagcacaaaagcatccacgatcgaaaaggcaaggcctcctgcctgggagcctcctaactactcctggtcgtcggcggtctccacgtagtagtaggcatcggcggtggcatctggctcctggactccgatatctggttgcatcaaccaaaaagaagaagaaaggggcaaagggggagcaaagcaaccgtgagtactcatccaaagtactcgcaagcaaggatctacactacatatgcaacattatcaaaggaaggttgtatatgtggactgggctgcagaaatgccagaatagagagaaggcctagtcctattgaagactagcatcttctggaaaccaccatcttgcagcaacaggagggagtagagtagcataaagtaaagtagtagaagtgttatcaacctcggccagagatcctttctcgactccctgcgagaaagcaatcccagagccatactatccatttctcatcacaatgcaattctcatcacaagtatccagttctagttgtatcgatcgggatacaactccaagtgtctgttaccgtaggacaggctatcgatagatgttttcttccctgcaggggtgcaccaacttacctaccacgctcgattaactccggccgtacacactttcctgggtcatgcccggcctcggccaaacaatacgccgcaactcgacctaggcttaatagagaggtcagcacgccggactaaacctatgcccccaggggtcatgggccatcgccccgggaactcctgcatgttgcgtgggcggccagtgagcagacctagctacctccttaaaaaaggcaggtgcttaccagtccaacccggcgcgcgccgctcagtcgctgacgtctattaagcttcggttgatacatacgacgcagaacgcccatacaatgcccacgtgatggttagtgctatcaggccagaggccccttggatcaaatatccaaatcgtagtgtaTTAGGAGCAcacggtaacaagcagagacccacgaaagatgtgaccccgttaccccgtctcgaggacttgcggcaagtgctaggaatgcccggccacgcctcgtaattatctcgcgggcaccctccaggtcaacccgtctccacatcactcgcgggtacccctcagggtcgacccgcctttccaagtaacagttgtgaagtccaagtatccgtgtgtccaaacatcaaggggaaaacccgaggaatcacccccggtgaattccactcgatgtaatcatcaaggtgaacgtaagaggaaccacccccgaggttcacacttgaggggttgcacgacagagtcgtatcggaagtagTTAAGGCGGAATTGCCCCCGATGACCACGactgaatagctacactacagggttaacatcagaagtgctgtagaggtctcaccctcggcactcgatagtaactctgcagagtcgagcaacaaaaggggaaagtgatgtgcggtgtcggggcctggtcttcgatcccgttgatcgggtctttgatgatgaagcaggggcaacaaggacaaggtgggggtcactgaaggatcactaaccaacttatactaagcagtttaggataagcaggtaggtaacaataagcaggttacaaaagcaggctatgcatcagaataggagcaaacaataacagtagcaaaatctaatgcaagcatgagaaaatggaatgggcgatatcgggatgatcaaagggggggctttcCTAGTTGCTCagacgagaaggaggggtcgtcggtgacgtagtcgatcacaggggccgCATCGGCGTCAGTCTCGAAgcctaccggagagaagaggagggagaagtAGTAAATACAAGCACACAAATGTATGACATGGCAACAAGCAAAGCTAGGGGGCTCTAACGCATGGCTatacgatataggtgaagggggaaatcaaccgggaatgttttcccggtttcggagctgtgtcagacagatgaccggagggggaatgttccatgttcagctagttagaggcatgtgacagatgaacagACCGTATATTCGGATTCATTGgattttctgagcaactttcatgtagaaaacattttcatccgagttacggtttattttctatgaattttcaaagattaaactattttctggatttatttatATTAATAGCAATGGAATATAACGTCAGCATGACGTCTTGATGacctcagcagtcaacagagcggctgaccgggtcaaacctgaccagtgggtccagtgggacccacatgtcatggacagaGAGCTAACAGAGTTTAAAACTAACGAAACAAAGATATTTAGCAGGTAGGCCCCACGAGTCATAgactaattagttttaattattgaAACAATTTAGTTAGAGGAATAAGCGGTGGGGCCCGCACatcagtggctggggcctgcccagtcagcacagttgacctggtcaactggTCAACAGAGGACCAGGGgccccactggcagtgacccaggggtggggcCCACCGTGCCACGCAGATGGCCggcgccggagttgctccggtgGCCTCCCGCGGCGGCGAGCTCGCCGGAGACGCTCGGAAATTCGCTACGGGGCACCGTTTCGCGCGGTTTTGGTTGCGTTCAAATGCTGACGGTGCCGCGCGTTGAATGGTGGCGGTAGCGcagccggacttggccggaatcggcgccggcgacgagcagaggcggcggcgcgtacgggtgcTCGACGGAAACGGCGCTACGGTGTGAAGTAGCTTGAACGGAAGGGCTAGGCGTGTTCTATGTAGTGCGGCCAGCACGCTGGGCActagcccgtgaccaaaaggtcaccggagtctcgccggcgacgagatccGCGGCGATGCATTCGGGCGCTCGTCGGGGATAGGGCTAGGGGGCACGGTAGgatgtgtgcgcgcgcgcgttgCGTTCCTGGAAGCACTAGGAGCACGGTGTTGTGCTCGAGCGAGCATGACGGCGGCTGTGGCGACGGCCacgagctcgtcggcggcgatgCGTGCGAGTGCTAGCGGAGCGACGGCTACGGGCGAACGGGGTGTCgcagggaggagggaaggaagcaGAGGCTCACCGGGAGCCTGCAGGTGTGCAATAGTGGGCTCGGGGGAGGCTCGGTGGAGCGAATAGACGCCGGCGTTCGttggagcagaggaggaagaagaggtcgCCGCGCTCGCTGTGGGGGCTCCTGGCTTGGTCCGATGGTCGAGGAAGACGTCGCGGGGCACGACGGCGCTCGGGGACTCGTTGGAGAGGAACGGGGACAGCGGTGGTCGTGGGATCGACTGACGCACGGCGACGTTGGCGCTCGGGAGGAGTGAGCGCATGAGGGAGAGGAGAAaggtggatctgggggaggaGAGGCGCAAGTGGGAGTGGGGAGGGAGCCCAAGGCGTCGGGGCCTTATCCCCTCGCCGGCGACTCCGAGGCAGCGTGATGGCAACCAGGCGCGCGCGTGCGTTGTTCGGTCGGCCGAACAGTGCGACGGGAGAGAGACGACCCAGGGGATGGGGCATGGGCCGTCCGGCTGGCCGAGGTGGGCTAAAGCCCATTAGGGCAAAGGGGGCCTCTCTCATTTCCCCTTACCCATTTCTTCTGcccctttttttgttttttccttttttccagcagcttttgccttttctttttagccactaatgactttgcaaaattatgccactggccaaaacaatttcaaagaattaatgtgcactgccacaaaaagattgtgagacttttgaaatagtttgcaatttttataaaataaaaaGCCATTTAACCTATTGTTTTAGCCACTACTTTAATTGGTTTAGGCCGTTTAAACAccttgcaaaaatgttggttcaccaccaatattaacaaATGATTATTTtccacaagatgaacattttagatttcATATCTGATAAATATGAATTTTTGactttagattggatttgaatttgattttgtgatttggatcaagtgaaggttagcaacagtaacatgatgacatggcaccattaacaggggattactgtagcataacactgggggtgttacaaatctcctccactacaagaaatctcgtcccgagatttaagtggggaagtaaagagtaacttcgggagaactgacccttatagggttaattatctggtgaacaattcagggaacgaggcagaagtatctctcgagttgaaacttaagaattcatcgagagcaaagtaagaaggtgtAATAAGAAGCTTCAAGCAGGTAGGAAATCGTCCGTTACCTGAAACggggtgaaaggggttcagagcaatgggaataagtattgcgtctgataccagaatggATCGCTAGGAATGTGGCTCGTGatttacatacgaagccaagtgcGAGGAAAATTTTTGGAAAACAAggatgtacaggagagtcagatttcgatcctgtggaactgtgggttctgggcccaccatgtgggttaaaggTAGGAAGAGTGGTGaaatcttgcacggt
This genomic window from Aegilops tauschii subsp. strangulata cultivar AL8/78 chromosome 4, Aet v6.0, whole genome shotgun sequence contains:
- the LOC109779688 gene encoding WAT1-related protein At1g68170-like, which translates into the protein MRIVGVGSVLEAARPVAAMVVVEFVFSAMQIFIKLALDDGMDVRVLVAYRPMFGAAFLCPVAFLVERKKRPPLTVKVVTGLFLCGLFGVTMNQNLLVLAIKLTNSTTIVTALSNLTPQATFIVAILTRMETLKLRKPSGHAKLAGTLVGLGGAMLLTFYKGPEMRFLHRLAHTGLSHASGDRQLRPQPAAGSRILGSFLAIAGCFSYAIWLTIQAKVVQVYPCHYSIAALVCVFGAVQSTLLTLCIHRDADHWRLGLNIRLYASAFAGIVASGSAFPLMSWCLQKKGPLYVAMFGPLIIVFVAVMSSVVLNETLHIGIVLGAVLIVAGLYMVLWGKAKEEDEQEADAPKLVGQDDVLGKESIP